The Hyalangium ruber genome has a window encoding:
- a CDS encoding DUF2381 family protein — protein MMPCPEQGAEARLRALVLLSLLLLAGVAHAQSDSSSVGKRVRHIQLKADGSEVPTVFIQPGRSTLLLFNVPLEKDGVELEARESFQGAEIGERSVFLLLGTGLPVGRRLRLVVRFSDDLVPRSAEFLLEVSSSQGERQVEIHRLPFFCEGEGLLGLLAAGELDVLGIDGLDLRSVLRVEKGAEVRVEAALSFRARKRIALRLELQAEGGAAAWKAGGAVLRASPPLQLQMVEVQTPSSPERSILLLEVEAGRGQLQERYHLDLLEADGGRTLTLANVVFP, from the coding sequence ATGATGCCTTGCCCCGAGCAGGGAGCAGAAGCGCGCTTGCGCGCTCTTGTTCTGCTCAGCCTTTTGCTCCTCGCAGGAGTTGCGCACGCTCAATCCGACTCCTCCTCGGTCGGTAAGAGGGTTCGTCACATCCAGTTGAAGGCGGATGGCTCCGAAGTTCCCACGGTGTTCATCCAACCTGGGCGCTCCACTCTCTTGCTGTTCAACGTCCCTCTCGAGAAGGACGGAGTAGAATTGGAGGCACGTGAGTCCTTCCAGGGGGCCGAGATCGGCGAGCGCAGCGTCTTCCTTCTTCTTGGGACAGGCTTGCCGGTGGGAAGGCGACTGCGTCTGGTGGTTCGCTTCTCTGATGATTTGGTGCCTCGGAGTGCGGAGTTCCTTCTCGAGGTGTCCTCCTCGCAGGGCGAGCGGCAGGTGGAGATTCACCGCCTGCCATTCTTCTGCGAAGGGGAAGGGTTGCTAGGGCTCCTCGCGGCTGGGGAACTGGATGTCCTGGGGATCGATGGTCTGGACCTTCGTTCCGTTCTCCGAGTGGAGAAGGGAGCGGAGGTCCGGGTGGAAGCGGCGCTCAGCTTTCGCGCGCGCAAGCGCATTGCGCTGAGGTTGGAACTTCAGGCCGAGGGAGGGGCTGCTGCGTGGAAGGCGGGAGGCGCGGTGCTGAGGGCTTCTCCGCCTCTTCAGCTTCAGATGGTGGAGGTGCAGACGCCTTCTTCTCCCGAGAGGAGCATTCTCCTCCTCGAGGTGGAGGCTGGGCGCGGGCAACTTCAGGAGCGCTACCATCTCGACTTGCTCGAGGCAGACGGGGGCCGCACCCTCACGCTGGCAAACGTGGTCTTTCCCTGA
- a CDS encoding serine/threonine protein kinase — protein MAVNAENIQVSPEALAPGTEVNGWRILSPLGGGGFGAAYRVESTAQPGEFFALKVARRLGDERLGREIALLMTRALHPHVVRFHACGRWPHPVTGYLYFVMDWVPGLPLHSWAQARNPSVRVAVEKLATVALALEHLHSEGVLHRDLKPEHILIREPDGKPVLIDFGVGWYAGADALTTQGMAPGTPHLRSPEAVAFWRKHGGKPGVRYVYKPTDEVYALGVSAYRALTGHWPFPPDVAWDELFGSIEGHVPPAPADINPRIPRAVSDVVLRMMARRLQDRFPSCAEVHVALVAAMSFAGFEALEAELFAWELVPEAQRAPEKPERRARLPEWPTLPPTVQGARRRRSAWLPGALFRGRGMEAASATLPPPVVEAVGRPVRVGRARAVAGVVALGLVVLGGLSVLAAWGSAQTLPTSGVGEKSSSLAGQKLALEPKWPEPFWTAAPYREPTPAVVVATTNPEDVPLVKTPQKSNQPTGQEVPRTPPETEKPAKKSLEGVRKAAVVAATCTALAGCASSPPPLPTDRDCPRRASETFDQFRILSGIRIGPIEYSQITSGSYVIPVRESERVVWTMMDDNLGGSTLPRRTRFIGRIWVRDRLYGRFDRIELPDGRQFEVCMQFEHREDGPRGVWFEPGINLAERGQEPGVGTVDMADLKAMPVDVWGKGPEARKF, from the coding sequence ATGGCAGTCAACGCGGAGAACATCCAGGTGTCCCCGGAGGCGCTGGCCCCAGGGACCGAGGTGAATGGCTGGCGCATCCTGTCGCCGCTGGGGGGCGGTGGCTTCGGCGCCGCCTACCGCGTGGAGTCCACCGCCCAACCTGGGGAGTTCTTCGCCCTGAAGGTGGCTCGGCGCCTCGGGGACGAGCGTCTGGGACGGGAGATCGCCCTGCTGATGACCCGGGCCCTCCACCCCCATGTGGTGCGCTTCCACGCCTGCGGGCGCTGGCCCCACCCCGTGACGGGCTACCTCTACTTCGTCATGGACTGGGTGCCGGGGTTGCCCCTCCACTCCTGGGCCCAGGCGCGCAACCCCTCCGTCCGCGTCGCCGTCGAGAAGCTGGCCACGGTGGCGCTGGCCCTGGAGCACCTGCACTCCGAAGGCGTGCTCCACCGGGACCTCAAGCCCGAGCACATCCTCATTCGTGAGCCCGATGGAAAGCCCGTGCTCATCGACTTCGGCGTGGGCTGGTACGCGGGGGCGGACGCCCTCACCACCCAGGGCATGGCTCCGGGCACTCCTCATCTGCGCAGCCCCGAGGCGGTGGCCTTCTGGCGCAAGCATGGCGGCAAGCCGGGGGTGCGCTACGTCTACAAGCCCACCGATGAGGTGTATGCGCTGGGCGTGAGCGCCTACCGGGCGCTGACCGGCCACTGGCCCTTTCCACCCGATGTGGCGTGGGACGAGCTGTTCGGCTCCATCGAGGGCCACGTGCCGCCCGCCCCCGCGGACATCAATCCCCGCATTCCCCGGGCCGTGAGTGACGTCGTCCTGCGCATGATGGCCCGGAGGCTCCAGGACCGGTTTCCCTCGTGCGCGGAGGTCCACGTGGCGCTGGTGGCCGCGATGTCCTTCGCCGGGTTCGAAGCCCTGGAGGCGGAGCTCTTCGCGTGGGAGCTCGTGCCTGAAGCCCAGCGCGCTCCCGAGAAGCCGGAGCGGCGCGCGCGCCTGCCGGAGTGGCCCACGCTGCCTCCGACGGTGCAGGGGGCTCGGCGGAGGCGCTCGGCCTGGCTCCCCGGGGCGTTGTTTCGCGGAAGGGGCATGGAGGCCGCTTCCGCCACCTTGCCGCCACCTGTCGTTGAAGCGGTAGGCCGGCCGGTCCGCGTCGGTCGGGCTCGCGCCGTGGCGGGCGTTGTGGCCCTGGGGCTGGTGGTGCTGGGCGGGCTCTCCGTCCTGGCGGCGTGGGGCTCGGCGCAAACCCTTCCAACCTCTGGGGTAGGAGAAAAATCATCCTCCCTGGCAGGTCAGAAATTGGCGTTGGAGCCCAAGTGGCCTGAACCTTTCTGGACCGCGGCCCCGTATCGGGAGCCAACCCCCGCGGTCGTCGTTGCGACGACGAATCCAGAGGATGTTCCCTTGGTGAAGACGCCCCAGAAGTCGAATCAACCCACAGGCCAGGAAGTGCCCAGGACGCCCCCCGAGACCGAGAAGCCGGCGAAGAAGTCGCTGGAGGGAGTGCGCAAGGCGGCGGTCGTGGCTGCTACCTGCACGGCGCTCGCTGGCTGCGCGAGTTCTCCGCCCCCGCTGCCGACGGACCGGGACTGCCCCAGGAGAGCCAGCGAGACCTTCGATCAGTTTCGCATCCTCAGCGGGATCAGGATCGGCCCCATCGAGTACTCACAAATTACAAGTGGGTCGTATGTCATTCCCGTGCGCGAGAGCGAGAGGGTTGTCTGGACGATGATGGACGACAACCTGGGTGGGTCCACGCTCCCGAGAAGAACCCGGTTCATCGGGCGGATCTGGGTGCGTGATCGACTCTATGGGCGCTTCGATCGCATCGAGCTGCCGGATGGTCGGCAGTTCGAAGTGTGCATGCAGTTCGAGCATCGCGAGGACGGGCCGAGGGGCGTCTGGTTTGAGCCTGGCATCAACTTGGCTGAGCGCGGCCAGGAGCCTGGGGTCGGTACGGTGGATATGGCGGATCTCAAGGCGATGCCTGTGGACGTGTGGGGGAAGGGCCCGGAGGCGCGGAAGTTCTGA